Proteins encoded together in one Kitasatospora albolonga window:
- a CDS encoding alkene reductase produces the protein MTTLFDGHRLGDLILPNRVVMAPMTRVRAAAGGLATPSMATYYAQRATAGLIVSEGVQPSPVGQSNPGTPGLHTDEQVASWRPVTAAVHANGGRIFAQLMHGGRVSHSDTTGLRPVGPSAVPADGEVFTPTGPQAAPVPRALETAEVPEHARSYADAARRAVDAGFDGVELHGANGYLISQFLSSNANLRTDHYGGPVANRIRFAVEAAAATVEAVGAARTGIRLSPGAAFWGVEESDVPELYARLLSELAGLGLAYVHLEATADEGILVGLRRAWPGTLIMNPSVPMGPKQVGRADADHWLGLGADLISFGRGFLANPDLVERLRTGLPIAPVDEATYYQGGDAGYLTYPAYRHTA, from the coding sequence ATGACGACGTTGTTCGACGGCCATCGGCTCGGCGACCTGATCCTGCCGAACCGGGTGGTGATGGCGCCGATGACCCGGGTCCGAGCCGCCGCAGGCGGTCTGGCCACCCCCTCGATGGCCACGTACTACGCCCAGCGGGCCACCGCCGGTCTGATCGTGAGCGAGGGCGTGCAGCCCAGTCCCGTCGGACAGTCCAACCCGGGGACACCGGGCCTGCACACCGACGAGCAGGTCGCCTCCTGGCGGCCGGTGACGGCTGCCGTGCACGCCAACGGCGGCCGGATCTTCGCCCAGCTCATGCACGGAGGACGCGTCTCGCACTCCGACACGACCGGACTGCGGCCTGTCGGCCCCTCCGCGGTCCCGGCCGACGGTGAGGTGTTCACGCCCACCGGCCCCCAGGCCGCGCCGGTCCCGCGCGCCCTGGAGACCGCCGAGGTGCCCGAGCACGCCCGGTCGTACGCCGACGCCGCCCGCCGGGCGGTCGACGCCGGTTTCGACGGCGTGGAACTGCACGGCGCCAACGGCTACCTGATCTCGCAGTTCCTCTCCTCGAACGCCAACCTGCGCACCGACCATTACGGCGGCCCGGTGGCCAACCGCATCCGCTTCGCCGTCGAGGCGGCCGCGGCGACCGTGGAGGCCGTGGGCGCCGCCAGGACCGGCATCCGGCTCTCGCCGGGCGCGGCGTTCTGGGGCGTCGAGGAATCCGATGTGCCCGAGCTCTACGCGCGGTTGCTGAGCGAACTGGCCGGGCTGGGCCTCGCCTACGTCCACCTGGAGGCCACCGCCGACGAGGGAATCCTGGTCGGGCTGCGCCGCGCGTGGCCGGGCACCCTCATCATGAACCCGTCGGTCCCGATGGGCCCGAAGCAGGTCGGGCGGGCCGACGCCGACCACTGGCTCGGCCTGGGAGCCGACCTGATCAGCTTCGGCCGGGGCTTCCTGGCCAACCCCGACCTGGTCGAGCGCCTGCGCACCGGGCTGCCGATCGCGCCGGTGGACGAGGCCACGTACTACCAGGGCGGCGACGCAGGCTATCTGACGTACCCGGCCTACCGGCACACAGCCTGA
- a CDS encoding DNA-binding response regulator has translation MRVVIAEDNALLREGLVLLLRSSGHEVAGVAATGPEILPLLLDQRPDAAVLDVRMPPDFRDEGLRAALAAREQLPGLPVLVLSQYVEETYAAELLGGGARGVGYLLKDRVGRVDEFLDALGRVADGGTVLDPEVVTELMSRRRRDDPLAALTPREREVLHLMAEGHDNAMIAKSLVVTERSVHKHIGNVFTKLELPPSDSGHRRVRAVLAYLNA, from the coding sequence GTGCGCGTGGTGATCGCCGAGGACAACGCCCTGTTGCGGGAGGGCCTGGTCCTCCTGCTGCGCTCCTCGGGCCATGAGGTGGCGGGCGTCGCCGCGACCGGGCCCGAGATTCTGCCCCTGCTGCTCGACCAGCGGCCGGACGCCGCCGTGCTCGACGTACGGATGCCGCCCGACTTCCGTGACGAGGGACTGCGCGCAGCCCTCGCCGCCCGCGAGCAGCTGCCCGGCCTTCCGGTGCTCGTCCTCTCCCAGTACGTCGAGGAGACCTACGCGGCCGAACTCCTCGGCGGCGGGGCGCGGGGCGTCGGCTATCTGCTCAAGGACCGGGTGGGCCGGGTCGACGAGTTCCTCGACGCGCTCGGCCGGGTCGCCGACGGGGGCACGGTGCTCGACCCCGAGGTCGTCACCGAGCTGATGTCCCGGCGGCGCCGGGACGATCCCCTGGCCGCCCTCACCCCGCGCGAGCGCGAGGTGCTGCACCTGATGGCCGAGGGGCATGACAACGCGATGATCGCCAAGTCCCTCGTGGTGACGGAGCGTTCGGTGCACAAGCACATCGGCAACGTCTTCACCAAGCTCGAACTGCCGCCCAGCGACAGCGGGCACCGCAGGGTGCGGGCCGTGCTCGCCTATCTCAACGCCTGA
- a CDS encoding L-serine ammonia-lyase encodes MAISVFDLFSVGIGPSSSHTVGPMRAARMFARRLKNEGLLAHTTSIRAELYGSLGATGHGHGTPKAVLLGLEGESPQTVDVETADARVEAIRSTGRINLLDMHEIAFDFDEDLILHRRKALPYHANGMTIFAYDTEGAPLLEKTYYSVGGGFVVDEDAVAGENPIVPDDTVLRHPFRTGDELLRLARETGLSISSMMLENELAWRTEAEIRSGLLDIWRVMQACVSRGMSREGILPGGLKVRRRAANSARQLRAEGDPQAHAMEWITLYAMAVNEENAAGGRVVTAPTNGAAGIIPAVLHYYMNFASHGCTEAEKEDSVVRFLLAAGAIGLLFKENASISGAEVGCQGEVGSACSMAAGALAEVLGGSPEQVENAAEIGMEHNLGLTCDPVGGLVQIPCIERNGMAAVKAVTAAKMALRGDGSHKVSLDKVIKTMKDTGADMSVKYKETARGGLAVNIIEC; translated from the coding sequence GTGGCCATCTCGGTCTTCGACCTCTTCTCGGTCGGCATCGGCCCGTCCAGCTCCCACACGGTGGGCCCGATGCGGGCCGCCCGGATGTTCGCGCGCCGCCTGAAGAACGAGGGGCTGCTCGCGCACACCACCTCGATACGCGCCGAGCTGTACGGCTCCCTCGGCGCGACCGGCCACGGCCACGGCACCCCGAAGGCGGTCCTGCTCGGCCTGGAGGGCGAGTCCCCGCAGACGGTCGACGTGGAGACGGCGGACGCCCGGGTCGAGGCGATCCGCTCCACCGGCCGGATCAACCTGCTCGACATGCACGAGATCGCCTTCGACTTCGACGAGGACCTGATCCTGCACCGCCGCAAGGCGCTCCCATACCACGCCAACGGCATGACGATCTTCGCGTACGACACCGAGGGCGCCCCGCTCCTGGAGAAGACGTACTACTCGGTCGGCGGCGGCTTCGTGGTGGACGAGGACGCGGTGGCCGGGGAGAACCCGATCGTCCCGGACGACACGGTCCTGCGCCACCCCTTCCGTACGGGCGACGAGCTGCTGCGCCTGGCCCGCGAGACCGGCCTCTCCATCTCCTCGATGATGCTGGAGAACGAGCTGGCCTGGCGCACGGAGGCGGAGATCCGCTCCGGCCTGCTGGACATCTGGCGGGTCATGCAGGCGTGCGTCTCGCGCGGCATGTCCCGCGAGGGCATCCTCCCCGGCGGCCTCAAGGTCCGCCGCCGCGCCGCCAACTCGGCCCGCCAGCTGCGCGCCGAGGGCGACCCGCAGGCCCACGCGATGGAGTGGATCACCCTCTACGCGATGGCGGTCAACGAGGAGAACGCGGCGGGCGGCCGCGTGGTCACCGCCCCCACCAACGGCGCGGCGGGCATCATCCCGGCCGTTCTGCACTACTACATGAACTTCGCCTCCCACGGCTGCACCGAGGCGGAGAAGGAGGACAGCGTCGTCCGCTTCCTCCTGGCCGCCGGTGCGATCGGCCTCCTTTTCAAGGAGAACGCCTCCATCTCCGGCGCCGAGGTCGGCTGCCAGGGCGAGGTCGGCTCGGCCTGCTCGATGGCGGCCGGCGCCCTCGCCGAGGTCCTGGGCGGCTCCCCCGAGCAGGTGGAGAACGCCGCCGAGATCGGCATGGAACACAACCTGGGCCTGACCTGCGACCCGGTCGGCGGCCTCGTCCAGATCCCGTGCATCGAGCGCAACGGCATGGCGGCGGTGAAGGCGGTGACGGCGGCGAAGATGGCGCTGCGGGGCGACGGCAGCCACAAGGTCTCGCTGGACAAGGTCATCAAGACGATGAAGGACACGGGCGCCGACATGAGCGTCAAGTACAAGGAGACGGCGCGGGGCGGGCTCGCGGTGAACATCATCGAGTGCTGA
- a CDS encoding serine hydroxymethyltransferase (catalyzes the reaction of glycine with 5,10-methylenetetrahydrofolate to form L-serine and tetrahydrofolate) produces MSLLNSSLHELDPDVAAAVDAELHRQQSTLEMIASENFAPVAVMEAQGSVLTNKYAEGYPGRRYYGGCEHVDVVEQIAIDRIKALFGAEAANVQPHSGAQANAAAMFALLKPGDTIMGLNLAHGGHLTHGMKINFSGKLYNVVPYHVDESGLVDMEEVERLAKESQPKLIVAGWSAYPRQLDFAAFRRIADEVGAYLMVDMAHFAGLVAAGLHPNPVPHAHVVTTTTHKTLGGPRGGVILSTQELAKKINSAVFPGQQGGPLEHVIAAKAVSFKIAAGEEFKERQQRTLDGARILAERLVQPDVTEVGVSVLSGGTDVHLVLVDLRNSELDGQQAEDRLHELGITVNRNAIPNDPRPPMVTSGLRIGTPALATRGFGAEDFTEVAEIIASALKRSYDADDLKARVAALAEKFPLYPGLK; encoded by the coding sequence ATGTCGCTTCTGAACTCCTCCCTCCACGAGCTGGACCCGGACGTCGCCGCCGCCGTCGACGCCGAGCTCCACCGTCAGCAGTCCACCCTCGAGATGATCGCCTCGGAGAACTTCGCTCCGGTCGCGGTCATGGAGGCGCAGGGCTCCGTCCTCACCAACAAGTACGCCGAGGGCTACCCGGGCCGCCGCTACTACGGTGGCTGTGAGCACGTCGACGTGGTCGAGCAGATCGCGATCGACCGGATCAAGGCCCTGTTCGGCGCCGAGGCCGCCAACGTCCAGCCGCACTCCGGTGCGCAGGCGAACGCCGCCGCGATGTTCGCGCTGCTGAAGCCGGGCGACACGATCATGGGCCTGAACCTGGCCCACGGCGGTCACCTGACCCACGGCATGAAGATCAACTTCTCCGGCAAGCTCTACAACGTGGTCCCCTACCACGTCGACGAGAGCGGCCTCGTGGACATGGAGGAGGTCGAGCGCCTCGCCAAGGAGTCCCAGCCGAAGCTGATCGTGGCCGGCTGGTCCGCCTACCCGCGCCAGCTGGACTTCGCCGCCTTCCGCCGGATCGCGGACGAGGTCGGCGCGTACCTCATGGTCGACATGGCGCACTTCGCGGGCCTGGTCGCGGCCGGTCTGCACCCCAACCCGGTGCCGCACGCCCACGTCGTCACCACCACCACGCACAAGACCCTCGGCGGTCCGCGCGGCGGTGTGATCCTCTCCACCCAGGAGCTCGCCAAGAAGATCAACTCGGCGGTCTTCCCGGGCCAGCAGGGCGGTCCGCTGGAGCACGTGATCGCGGCCAAGGCGGTCTCGTTCAAGATCGCGGCGGGCGAGGAGTTCAAGGAGCGCCAGCAGCGCACCCTGGACGGCGCCCGCATCCTGGCCGAGCGCCTGGTCCAGCCGGACGTCACCGAGGTGGGCGTCTCCGTCCTCTCCGGCGGCACCGACGTGCACCTGGTCCTGGTCGACCTGCGCAACTCCGAGCTGGACGGCCAGCAGGCCGAGGACCGGCTCCACGAGCTGGGCATCACGGTCAACCGGAACGCCATCCCGAACGACCCGCGCCCCCCGATGGTCACCTCGGGCCTGCGGATCGGCACCCCGGCGCTGGCCACCCGCGGCTTCGGCGCCGAGGACTTCACGGAGGTCGCGGAGATCATCGCCTCCGCCCTCAAGCGGTCGTACGACGCGGACGACCTCAAGGCCCGTGTCGCCGCGCTGGCCGAGAAGTTCCCGCTGTACCCCGGCCTGAAGTAG
- a CDS encoding sensor histidine kinase: MGRAWRATRHLVVGFGLSCACLFLVALFLIGLMATALVVGAGMLPETVLTVRRFAGFERRRVGAWTGVEVPEAYATLTGTVVERLRGAADDPGTLRDLRWVGAQLVYGIVLFCVALVVWVPAIVVDGLWCGALGRPPVLLPLLTRIADLECVWSRALLTPSPQARLARRVEQLTETRAGAVAAHGAELRRIERDLHDGTQARLVSLSMRIGLAKRAYDTDPATGRALLDEAQTQAEEALTELRHVVRGIHPPVLTDRGLEGAVRALAASSGLDVEVSVGGTDDGTRAPAAVEAAAYFVVAEALTNAARHSGAERASVTLTRTPRLVRVRVHDEGRGGAEEALTGTDPEQPRGTGLIGIRRRVAALDGTVRVASPAGGPTDIEVELPCAW, from the coding sequence GTGGGCAGGGCCTGGCGGGCGACCCGGCATCTCGTCGTCGGCTTCGGGCTCAGCTGTGCCTGTCTCTTCCTGGTCGCCCTGTTCCTCATCGGGCTGATGGCGACCGCCCTCGTGGTCGGTGCGGGGATGCTGCCCGAGACCGTGCTGACCGTGCGGCGGTTCGCGGGCTTCGAGCGGCGGCGGGTGGGCGCCTGGACGGGCGTCGAGGTGCCCGAGGCGTACGCCACCTTGACCGGGACGGTCGTCGAGCGGCTGCGCGGCGCGGCCGACGACCCCGGCACCCTGCGCGATCTGCGCTGGGTCGGGGCCCAGTTGGTGTACGGGATCGTCCTGTTCTGCGTCGCGCTGGTCGTCTGGGTGCCCGCGATCGTGGTCGACGGACTGTGGTGCGGGGCGCTCGGCCGGCCCCCGGTCCTCCTGCCCCTGCTCACCCGTATCGCCGATCTCGAATGCGTGTGGTCCAGAGCCCTCCTGACGCCTTCGCCGCAGGCCCGCCTCGCCCGCCGGGTCGAGCAGCTCACCGAGACCCGGGCCGGCGCGGTCGCCGCGCACGGCGCCGAGCTGCGGCGCATCGAACGCGATCTGCACGACGGCACCCAGGCCCGCCTGGTCTCCCTGTCGATGCGCATCGGGCTCGCCAAACGGGCCTACGACACCGATCCCGCGACCGGCCGCGCCCTGCTCGACGAGGCGCAGACGCAGGCGGAGGAGGCGCTCACCGAGCTGCGGCACGTGGTGCGCGGCATCCACCCGCCCGTCCTCACCGACCGGGGCCTGGAGGGCGCGGTGCGTGCGCTCGCCGCGAGCAGCGGTCTGGACGTCGAGGTGAGCGTCGGCGGCACGGACGACGGGACGCGGGCCCCCGCCGCCGTGGAGGCCGCCGCCTACTTCGTGGTGGCCGAGGCGCTCACCAACGCGGCCAGGCACAGCGGCGCCGAGCGGGCGTCGGTCACGCTGACCCGGACGCCGCGGCTGGTCCGCGTCCGGGTCCACGACGAGGGCCGCGGCGGCGCCGAGGAGGCCCTCACCGGCACCGACCCCGAACAGCCGCGCGGCACCGGTCTGATCGGCATCCGCCGCCGGGTCGCCGCCCTGGACGGAACGGTCCGGGTGGCCAGCCCCGCAGGGGGTCCGACCGATATCGAAGTGGAGCTGCCGTGCGCGTGGTGA
- a CDS encoding AraC family transcriptional regulator, producing MDALTGLIDAQVVRGVLGARIAAGDDWGWWSSERQGAAFHAVTSGTVWVALEGSEPLQLRAGDVLLLPGGRAHALAGDPEALARTSPEHSDGYTLDADGTVRMGHGQAHTHILCAHYTHDPTASASFLAALPETVLLRGQGDGGGLAETVRLVGRELTAPRPGGQVVLARLVDVLLVQALRHWLERDDDGPASPLRALRDPVVSKAMALIDAEPGRAWTATELARATGVSRATLARRFPEALGETPAAYLTRRRLDLSARRLRDSDLPLERIAQDVGYTSVYAFSRAFSRARGLPPGRFRTTSRTLTARPAP from the coding sequence ATGGATGCTCTGACGGGACTCATCGACGCGCAGGTGGTGCGCGGTGTGCTCGGCGCGCGGATCGCCGCCGGGGACGACTGGGGGTGGTGGTCGTCCGAGCGGCAGGGGGCCGCGTTCCACGCGGTGACCTCGGGCACCGTGTGGGTCGCCCTCGAGGGCTCCGAACCCCTGCAGCTCCGGGCCGGAGACGTGCTCCTGCTCCCGGGCGGCCGCGCACACGCCCTCGCGGGCGACCCCGAGGCGCTCGCCCGGACCTCACCCGAGCACTCCGACGGCTACACGCTCGACGCCGACGGCACAGTCCGGATGGGACACGGGCAGGCGCACACGCACATCCTCTGCGCGCACTACACGCACGACCCCACGGCCTCCGCGTCCTTTCTGGCGGCGCTGCCCGAGACCGTCCTGCTCCGCGGGCAGGGCGACGGCGGCGGGCTCGCCGAGACCGTCCGCCTCGTGGGCCGCGAGCTGACCGCGCCGCGGCCGGGCGGCCAGGTCGTTCTCGCCCGCCTCGTCGACGTCCTGCTGGTGCAGGCGCTGCGGCACTGGCTCGAACGGGACGACGACGGCCCGGCCTCCCCGCTGCGCGCGCTGCGCGACCCCGTCGTCAGCAAGGCGATGGCCCTGATCGACGCAGAGCCGGGACGTGCCTGGACGGCCACGGAACTCGCCCGGGCGACCGGCGTCTCGCGCGCGACCCTGGCCCGCCGTTTTCCCGAAGCCCTGGGCGAGACGCCCGCCGCCTACCTCACCCGACGGCGCCTGGACCTCTCCGCCCGGCGTCTGCGCGACTCGGACCTCCCGCTGGAGCGGATCGCCCAGGACGTCGGCTACACCTCGGTATACGCCTTCAGCCGCGCGTTCAGCCGCGCACGGGGCCTACCGCCCGGGCGGTTCCGCACCACCTCCCGTACGCTCACAGCCCGCCCGGCTCCCTGA
- a CDS encoding ABC transporter ATP-binding protein → MEMFGRRSGTEALAGDQGPSDKVPALDLDTVRRTYPGGVTALDGVSLRVPAGRMVAVLGRSGSGKSTLLQCAAGLDRPTSGTVRIGGTGLAGLGEAALTRLRRDRVGFVFQSLNLVPSLSVLENAALPLLLAGREADGRARAALAAVGLADRAEDRPARLSGGQRQRVAVARALVTEPDVVFADEPTGALDPVTAAEVLALLRHAADDGRTVVMVTHDPVAAAWADEAVFLHAGRVAAHEVAPRAGTVRALLHELGRGPHEVPDGWPHLPPDPLPYEPGARAHRGPAAARYERNPR, encoded by the coding sequence GTGGAGATGTTCGGGCGACGCAGCGGTACGGAGGCTCTCGCAGGGGACCAGGGCCCGTCGGACAAGGTCCCGGCGCTGGACCTGGACACCGTGCGCCGTACGTACCCCGGCGGGGTGACGGCGCTCGACGGGGTGAGCCTGCGGGTGCCGGCCGGCCGCATGGTCGCCGTGCTCGGTCGCTCGGGTTCGGGAAAGTCGACGTTGCTGCAGTGCGCGGCGGGCCTGGACCGGCCGACGTCCGGGACGGTCCGGATCGGCGGTACGGGGCTCGCGGGTCTCGGGGAAGCGGCGCTCACGCGGCTGCGCCGCGACCGGGTGGGCTTCGTGTTCCAGTCCCTGAACCTGGTGCCGTCGTTGAGCGTGCTGGAGAACGCCGCGCTCCCCCTGCTGCTCGCGGGCCGGGAGGCGGACGGCCGGGCGCGGGCCGCCCTCGCGGCGGTCGGTCTCGCCGACCGTGCCGAGGACCGCCCGGCCCGGCTCTCCGGCGGTCAGCGGCAGCGGGTGGCGGTCGCCAGGGCGCTGGTCACCGAGCCGGACGTGGTGTTCGCGGACGAGCCCACCGGCGCGCTCGACCCGGTCACCGCCGCCGAGGTCCTCGCGCTGCTGCGGCACGCGGCCGACGACGGCCGCACGGTCGTGATGGTGACGCACGATCCGGTCGCCGCGGCCTGGGCGGACGAGGCGGTGTTCCTGCACGCGGGGCGGGTCGCCGCCCACGAGGTGGCACCACGCGCCGGGACCGTACGCGCCCTGCTGCACGAACTGGGACGCGGGCCCCACGAGGTGCCGGACGGGTGGCCGCACCTGCCGCCGGACCCGTTGCCTTACGAGCCCGGCGCCCGCGCCCACCGCGGCCCCGCCGCCGCACGGTACGAGCGGAACCCGCGGTGA
- a CDS encoding short-chain dehydrogenase: MDIRGSIALVTGGNRGIGRHFVQQLLDRGAAKVYAAARNPQSVDVPGAIPLALDITDPEAVTAAAAAAPDVTLLVNNAGAATGSDFVTGDLAAIRQEFETNFYGPLAMIRAFAPILATNGGGAVLNVDSRLSWLSFPGVNAHAASKAAAWSMTYGVRLELAEQGTQVTGLHLSSTDTDLMAGWDIPKNDPADVVTVALDGLAAGAPEVLADRETRETKASLGI; this comes from the coding sequence ATGGACATCCGAGGGAGCATCGCACTCGTCACCGGCGGCAACCGCGGCATCGGCCGCCACTTCGTCCAGCAGCTGCTCGACCGAGGCGCCGCGAAGGTGTACGCCGCCGCCCGGAATCCGCAGAGCGTCGACGTACCCGGCGCGATTCCCCTGGCGCTCGACATCACCGACCCCGAGGCGGTGACCGCCGCGGCCGCGGCGGCCCCCGACGTGACACTGCTGGTCAACAACGCAGGCGCGGCCACGGGAAGCGACTTCGTCACCGGCGACCTCGCAGCGATCCGGCAGGAGTTCGAGACGAACTTCTACGGCCCGCTCGCGATGATCCGCGCCTTCGCGCCGATCCTGGCCACCAACGGCGGTGGCGCCGTCCTCAACGTGGACTCCCGCCTGTCCTGGCTCTCCTTCCCTGGCGTCAACGCCCACGCCGCCTCCAAGGCGGCCGCGTGGAGCATGACCTACGGGGTACGCCTGGAACTCGCCGAGCAGGGCACCCAGGTCACCGGCCTCCACCTCAGCTCGACCGACACCGACCTGATGGCCGGCTGGGACATCCCCAAGAACGACCCGGCCGACGTCGTGACCGTCGCTCTCGACGGCCTCGCGGCGGGCGCGCCCGAGGTGCTCGCCGACCGGGAGACCAGGGAGACCAAGGCGTCTCTCGGCATCTGA
- a CDS encoding ABC transporter permease, whose translation MSTAPAAALLAARARRTHRTAWSAVVVALALVSLLLGAFALTVGATALGHARVERYAAADAVVAADQTTRYRAKPWGGGPETAEAALTERVRVPWHTVGLLRKVDGVRAAVPDSTFPVTAESAHGAALRGSSWEAARLAPYALRTGRAPGAADEVVVSAGHGASPGDRVRLRVGGAARTFTVVGVADGRDAVHFTAGEARRLAGHPGTVDAIGLLAEPGVETAELQVRVRAALDRAGVRDALAEVRAADDATALRVFTGDDRGAAEQLAAAPARSALLAMYGAVAGTVVLIAVLVIASLVAQALRQRAGELALLRAVGAAPRQLRAAVGREVLRVSVGPALLGAVASVPVCFGLLGLLRSGGALPSGFEPATPAWLFAGVLVTAGLTVGIARLTAFLGCEPIARARPAAALGATAAEPVRERPARRITGLVLLALGVSAAGTAALQSGAAAAAAASAAALTMVVGCAVLGPWIARGAIRVAAVPLRRFGGPAGRLAAAECAAGARRLGAAITPVVLVTAFVLVQLTAGATLSRAGDGQAVAAMRADLAVTATGDGLPPGALDRLRGTPGVAAVNDVLRGTVVLAGREAGSPVLERLPVLGVTPDGLPHTLDPGLVEGSFADLGPGTVSVGRDRARSMDLRPGDRVRLRFGDGTERSPRVAAVHERSLALGEFLFARDELAAHLTAPRSTEVLIAATPGTDPSDLGARLTGRLAADTASAGAQARGGPADMTLRQDPSPVRLVAEEQRAGEILAGVAVAAIGAFTVIAVLSTLTLIGIGRHPALRLLRLVGAGRSQLRGMLCAEAALIAVTGLAVGAGVAAVPLAAFSFATARTTPYLPPLQGLLIVGVVAVAATAGTLLPARRALR comes from the coding sequence GTGAGCACCGCACCGGCAGCCGCCCTGCTGGCCGCGCGGGCACGGCGGACACACCGTACGGCGTGGTCGGCGGTCGTCGTCGCGCTCGCGCTCGTCTCGCTGCTGCTCGGCGCCTTCGCCCTGACCGTCGGCGCCACGGCGCTCGGCCACGCGCGCGTGGAGCGCTACGCGGCCGCCGACGCCGTGGTGGCCGCCGACCAGACGACCCGCTACCGGGCCAAGCCGTGGGGCGGCGGGCCGGAGACCGCCGAGGCGGCCCTCACCGAGCGGGTCCGGGTGCCGTGGCACACCGTCGGCCTGCTGCGGAAGGTGGACGGCGTACGGGCGGCCGTGCCCGACAGCACGTTCCCGGTGACTGCGGAGAGCGCCCATGGCGCTGCTTTGCGGGGCAGTTCGTGGGAGGCCGCCCGGCTCGCGCCGTACGCCCTGCGGACAGGACGTGCGCCCGGTGCGGCGGACGAGGTGGTCGTGTCCGCCGGGCACGGGGCCTCGCCCGGCGACCGTGTGCGCCTGCGGGTGGGCGGGGCGGCTCGCACGTTCACGGTGGTCGGTGTCGCGGACGGCCGGGACGCCGTGCACTTCACGGCAGGCGAGGCGCGCCGTCTCGCCGGGCATCCCGGCACCGTGGACGCCATCGGCTTGCTGGCCGAACCGGGCGTGGAAACCGCCGAGTTGCAGGTTCGGGTCAGGGCCGCCCTCGACCGGGCCGGGGTGCGGGACGCCCTGGCGGAGGTACGGGCGGCCGACGATGCCACCGCCCTGCGGGTGTTCACCGGAGACGACCGGGGCGCCGCCGAGCAGTTGGCGGCGGCCCCGGCGCGGTCGGCGCTGCTCGCGATGTACGGAGCCGTCGCGGGAACCGTGGTCCTGATCGCGGTTCTGGTCATCGCCTCCCTGGTGGCGCAGGCCCTGCGCCAGCGGGCGGGCGAACTGGCGCTGCTCCGGGCCGTCGGCGCCGCGCCACGGCAATTGCGCGCCGCCGTCGGCCGGGAGGTCCTGCGGGTCTCGGTGGGTCCCGCGCTGCTCGGGGCGGTCGCCTCGGTGCCGGTGTGCTTCGGCCTGCTCGGCCTGCTGCGGTCCGGCGGCGCTCTGCCGTCGGGGTTCGAACCGGCCACACCCGCCTGGCTGTTCGCGGGTGTCCTGGTGACGGCGGGCCTGACCGTGGGCATCGCCCGCCTGACCGCGTTCCTCGGCTGCGAGCCCATTGCCCGGGCCCGGCCCGCGGCGGCCCTCGGGGCAACGGCCGCCGAACCGGTGAGGGAGCGCCCGGCCCGGCGGATCACCGGCCTGGTCCTGCTGGCCCTCGGCGTCAGCGCGGCCGGGACGGCGGCCCTGCAGAGCGGCGCGGCGGCGGCCGCCGCGGCGAGTGCGGCAGCGCTCACGATGGTCGTCGGCTGTGCGGTGCTCGGTCCGTGGATCGCCCGCGGCGCGATTCGGGTGGCGGCCGTCCCGCTGCGGCGCTTCGGCGGTCCCGCGGGGCGGCTGGCGGCGGCCGAGTGCGCGGCAGGCGCCCGCAGGCTGGGGGCGGCGATCACCCCCGTCGTCCTGGTCACCGCCTTCGTCCTGGTGCAGCTCACGGCGGGTGCGACCCTGTCGCGGGCCGGGGACGGGCAGGCGGTGGCGGCGATGCGGGCGGACCTGGCCGTGACGGCCACCGGTGACGGTCTGCCGCCCGGCGCCCTCGACCGCCTCCGGGGCACTCCCGGGGTCGCCGCCGTCAACGACGTCCTGCGCGGCACGGTGGTCCTGGCCGGACGCGAGGCGGGCTCGCCGGTCCTCGAACGCCTGCCGGTCCTCGGGGTCACCCCGGACGGCCTGCCGCACACCCTGGACCCGGGGCTCGTCGAGGGCTCGTTCGCGGATCTCGGCCCGGGTACGGTGTCGGTCGGCCGGGACCGGGCCAGGTCGATGGACCTGCGTCCGGGCGACCGCGTCCGGCTCCGCTTCGGCGACGGCACGGAGCGCTCCCCGCGCGTGGCGGCCGTGCACGAGCGCTCCCTGGCTCTGGGTGAATTCCTCTTCGCACGCGACGAGTTGGCCGCACACCTGACCGCACCGCGCAGCACCGAGGTGCTGATCGCGGCCACCCCGGGAACCGACCCGTCCGACCTGGGCGCCCGCCTGACGGGACGGCTCGCCGCCGATACCGCGAGCGCGGGCGCCCAGGCACGCGGCGGCCCGGCCGATATGACGCTACGTCAAGACCCTTCGCCGGTACGCCTCGTGGCCGAGGAGCAGCGCGCCGGGGAGATCCTGGCGGGTGTCGCCGTGGCCGCGATCGGGGCGTTCACCGTCATCGCCGTACTCAGCACCCTGACCCTGATCGGCATCGGGCGCCATCCGGCCCTGCGGCTCCTGCGGCTGGTCGGCGCGGGCCGGTCCCAGCTGCGCGGGATGCTCTGCGCCGAGGCCGCCCTGATCGCGGTGACCGGACTGGCCGTGGGGGCGGGGGTGGCGGCCGTCCCGCTGGCCGCTTTCAGCTTCGCGACCGCGCGCACCACGCCGTACCTGCCGCCGCTCCAGGGGCTGTTGATCGTCGGTGTGGTCGCGGTGGCGGCGACCGCGGGGACACTGCTCCCGGCCCGGAGGGCCCTGCGGTGA